A window of the Chloroflexota bacterium genome harbors these coding sequences:
- a CDS encoding DUF1801 domain-containing protein: MNVTSDSSPGKSAEKSDPSENVSGGAKPVLLSGGNPQIAKGDGDGPVQAYIAAMPGWKRAVGRRLDQLINETVPGVRKAVRWNTPFYGVDGNGWFLGYHCFTRYVKVTFLRGGSLQPIPPVASKDPNVRYFHVHEDEEIDEELVTDWIRQAAAQPGEFLF; this comes from the coding sequence ATGAACGTGACTTCGGACAGTTCGCCGGGAAAATCGGCCGAGAAAAGCGATCCTTCCGAGAATGTTTCCGGTGGCGCGAAACCGGTCCTGCTGTCCGGTGGCAATCCGCAAATCGCCAAGGGCGACGGCGACGGACCGGTGCAGGCCTACATCGCCGCCATGCCGGGCTGGAAACGCGCCGTCGGGCGACGGCTCGATCAGTTGATTAATGAAACCGTGCCGGGAGTGCGCAAGGCGGTGAGGTGGAATACGCCCTTTTATGGCGTGGACGGCAACGGGTGGTTCCTCGGCTACCACTGCTTCACCCGGTACGTAAAGGTCACTTTTCTGCGCGGCGGATCGCTTCAGCCAATCCCGCCGGTCGCATCAAAGGACCCCAACGTGCGCTACTTCCACGTCCACGAAGACGAGGAAATCGACGAAGAGCTCGTAACCGACTGGATCCGCCAGGCGGCGGCGCAACCCGGCGAATTTTTGTTCTAG
- a CDS encoding DUF4389 domain-containing protein: MPDDYPVQLSVDYPDTTDRLKTLFRIILAIPIAVVLAVVGGYTTSGEPQFDQYAGAVMAGGALIAGPLLMILFRQKYPRWWFDWNLELLRFSTRVSAYLLLMRDEYPSTDEEQAVHIEIPYPDAESELNRFLPLVKWILALPHLIILAVLSSFAFLVVVVVWFAILITGNYPRLAFTFIEGLLRWGTRVTAYAFLLTTDRYPPFRFSP, translated from the coding sequence GTGCCTGACGATTACCCGGTCCAACTTTCCGTCGATTACCCGGATACCACCGATCGGCTGAAGACGCTGTTCAGGATCATCCTGGCAATCCCCATAGCCGTCGTTCTGGCTGTAGTTGGTGGCTACACCACGTCCGGTGAACCGCAATTTGACCAATATGCGGGTGCGGTTATGGCCGGCGGGGCCCTTATTGCCGGACCGCTTCTGATGATCCTGTTCCGCCAGAAGTACCCGCGCTGGTGGTTCGATTGGAACCTCGAGTTGTTGCGGTTCAGCACCCGGGTGAGCGCCTACCTCCTTCTGATGCGAGACGAATATCCGTCGACCGACGAAGAGCAAGCCGTACACATCGAGATCCCCTATCCGGATGCCGAGAGCGAATTGAATCGATTCCTGCCACTGGTCAAGTGGATCCTGGCGCTGCCGCACCTGATCATCCTGGCGGTGCTGTCTTCGTTCGCGTTCCTGGTGGTGGTTGTCGTCTGGTTCGCGATCCTTATCACCGGCAATTACCCGCGCCTGGCCTTTACCTTCATCGAGGGCCTGCTTCGCTGGGGGACCAGGGTGACCGCCTACGCGTTCCTGCTTACGACCGACCGCTACCCGCCGTTCAGGTTCAGCCCCTAG
- a CDS encoding thioredoxin family protein yields the protein MPLALGSSAPDFSLPATTGETVALADLGDGPRLIVFTCNHCPYAKAWEGRLIEIGNDYRGRIGMAAICSNDVANYPADSFEKMRELAAAHSYSFPYLHDESQAVASAYQAQHTPEVFLFDAGGSLVYTGAVDDSVEAAEASASYLRDAIDTVLAGGSPQVASTKAVGCTIKWAA from the coding sequence ATGCCCCTAGCTCTCGGATCTTCAGCCCCCGATTTCTCCCTGCCCGCAACCACCGGCGAGACGGTTGCGTTGGCCGATCTGGGCGACGGACCGCGGCTGATCGTATTCACCTGCAACCACTGCCCATACGCCAAAGCCTGGGAAGGCCGCCTGATCGAAATCGGCAACGATTACCGCGGTCGCATCGGGATGGCCGCGATCTGCTCGAACGACGTTGCCAACTATCCGGCCGACAGCTTCGAGAAGATGCGTGAACTGGCCGCGGCCCACTCCTACTCGTTCCCTTACCTGCACGACGAATCACAGGCGGTGGCGAGCGCCTATCAGGCCCAGCACACCCCGGAAGTATTTCTATTCGACGCCGGAGGGTCGCTGGTGTACACCGGCGCGGTCGACGACAGCGTCGAAGCCGCCGAGGCCAGCGCCAGCTATCTCCGCGATGCCATCGACACGGTTCTGGCAGGCGGTTCGCCCCAGGTAGCATCCACCAAAGCGGTGGGCTGCACCATCAAATGGGCGGCCTGA
- a CDS encoding DUF2961 domain-containing protein, translating into MGGFNGLGLHLGNLARLSDAQTRSISAENPDGSPGRGGMATEGYGAEAAADLGKGWKVAPAVWIQSGEVFELADIAGPGAIQSMWFAGRIVRRECILRFYWDDQEHPSVEVPVCDFFAQPWEKFSQVNALPVSVNPNNGVNCFWEMPFRRRARITIENRASEQVPCYYQINYVLTQVDEDAAYFHAQFRRSNPLPYKTDHTILDGVSGQGQLVGCSMGWQPNDDGWWGEGEIKFFIDDDGEFPTICGTGTEDYFGGAYNWDVGGRYVDYSTPFLGVRVVEDSTATYNQNRRFAMYRFHVMDPVRFRRRLRVTIQALGWRNRPERRYLPLQDDISSVAYWYQTLPGERFPELGSRDRLEISKARLPT; encoded by the coding sequence ATGGGCGGTTTCAACGGACTGGGTCTGCACCTGGGCAATCTGGCGCGGCTTTCCGACGCGCAGACGCGGTCGATCAGCGCCGAGAACCCCGACGGATCGCCCGGCCGCGGCGGAATGGCCACGGAGGGTTACGGGGCCGAGGCGGCAGCCGACCTGGGAAAAGGCTGGAAGGTCGCCCCGGCGGTCTGGATCCAATCCGGCGAAGTTTTCGAGCTGGCCGACATCGCAGGTCCGGGAGCGATCCAGAGCATGTGGTTCGCCGGACGTATCGTGCGCCGCGAGTGCATCCTGCGCTTCTACTGGGACGATCAGGAGCACCCCTCGGTCGAAGTGCCGGTTTGCGATTTCTTTGCCCAGCCGTGGGAGAAGTTCTCGCAAGTGAATGCCCTGCCGGTTTCGGTCAACCCCAACAACGGGGTCAATTGCTTCTGGGAGATGCCCTTCCGCAGGCGCGCCCGGATAACCATCGAAAACCGGGCGTCCGAGCAGGTACCCTGCTACTACCAGATCAATTACGTCCTGACCCAGGTCGACGAGGACGCAGCCTACTTCCACGCCCAGTTCCGCCGCTCAAATCCGCTCCCCTACAAAACCGACCACACGATATTGGACGGGGTCAGCGGCCAGGGCCAGTTGGTCGGCTGTTCGATGGGCTGGCAGCCCAACGACGACGGCTGGTGGGGCGAGGGCGAGATCAAGTTCTTCATCGACGATGACGGGGAATTCCCCACCATCTGCGGGACCGGTACGGAGGACTATTTCGGCGGGGCCTACAACTGGGATGTCGGAGGACGTTACGTCGATTACTCGACACCGTTCCTGGGCGTGCGGGTAGTGGAGGATTCGACCGCGACGTACAACCAGAACCGCCGGTTCGCAATGTACCGCTTCCACGTCATGGACCCGGTGCGGTTTCGCCGGCGCCTGCGGGTGACCATCCAGGCGCTGGGCTGGCGTAACCGCCCCGAGCGTCGCTACCTGCCCCTGCAGGACGACATCTCATCGGTGGCCTACTGGTACCAGACCCTTCCGGGCGAGCGGTTCCCCGAACTGGGCAGCCGCGATCGCCTGGAGATCTCCAAGGCCCGCCTGCCGACTTGA
- a CDS encoding YbjQ family protein, with the protein MIVVTTESLPGREVSESLGLVRGNTVRARHIGRDIMAGLRNIVGGEVDEYTKLLADSREQAIDRMVEQAVALDADAILATRFITSTLAQGAAEIVAYGTAVKLAR; encoded by the coding sequence TTGATAGTAGTGACTACCGAGAGCCTGCCCGGGCGCGAGGTGAGCGAATCGCTCGGACTGGTGCGTGGCAACACGGTCCGGGCCCGGCACATCGGGCGCGACATCATGGCCGGGCTGCGCAACATCGTCGGCGGCGAAGTTGACGAGTACACCAAGCTGTTGGCCGATTCCCGCGAGCAGGCGATCGACCGCATGGTGGAACAGGCCGTGGCGCTGGACGCCGACGCGATCCTGGCGACCCGTTTCATCACGTCCACCCTGGCCCAGGGTGCGGCCGAGATAGTCGCCTACGGTACGGCGGTGAAGCTGGCTCGATAA
- a CDS encoding phytanoyl-CoA dioxygenase family protein — MARAFKRWSKVGFMARLDQPQLSQFRQQGFLVVEDLLDPETYLDPLVAEYECRLDDLARQLLSDGQIRSTYAGMEFGTRLTRIYQDSGQVHSQYFDFSLPQKGVTMETPMWHGPAAFDVLTAPPLLDAVESIIGSEIYSNPTQHVRIKPPEHLTPKNPDTGIVQLGATPWHQDSGVVTADADESEILTVWIPVWDADEAAGCLHLVPRSHREGLKVHCPGGTATSPSTLGIPDELFRIGDAVPVPMRRGGALFMHRLTCHGSLPNRSDRIRWSLDLRYNPTGQHTGRPVFPGFVARSRRHPESELDDPAVWAGLWRQARARLAGHADPSYNRWSGKHPACA; from the coding sequence ATGGCGCGGGCATTTAAGAGGTGGAGCAAAGTCGGATTCATGGCCAGACTCGATCAACCACAACTTTCCCAGTTCCGGCAGCAAGGCTTCTTGGTCGTCGAGGACCTGCTCGACCCGGAGACCTACCTCGATCCGCTGGTTGCCGAGTACGAATGCCGCCTGGACGATCTGGCGCGGCAGTTGCTCAGCGACGGCCAGATCCGGTCCACCTACGCCGGGATGGAGTTCGGGACCCGGCTGACCCGTATTTATCAGGACAGCGGGCAGGTCCACTCCCAGTACTTTGACTTCTCGTTGCCCCAGAAGGGGGTGACGATGGAAACGCCGATGTGGCACGGTCCGGCCGCTTTCGACGTTCTTACCGCCCCGCCGCTGCTTGACGCGGTGGAGTCGATCATCGGGTCCGAGATTTATTCGAACCCGACCCAGCACGTGCGCATCAAGCCTCCGGAGCACCTGACTCCCAAGAACCCCGATACCGGAATCGTGCAGCTGGGCGCCACGCCCTGGCACCAGGACAGCGGGGTGGTAACCGCCGACGCCGACGAATCGGAAATCCTCACCGTCTGGATACCAGTCTGGGACGCCGATGAGGCCGCCGGCTGCCTGCACCTGGTCCCGCGCAGTCACCGCGAAGGATTGAAAGTTCACTGCCCCGGCGGGACCGCGACCTCGCCTTCAACACTCGGAATTCCGGACGAACTGTTCCGCATCGGCGATGCGGTTCCGGTTCCGATGCGGCGCGGAGGGGCGCTATTCATGCACCGCCTGACCTGCCACGGGTCGTTGCCCAACCGCAGCGACCGTATTCGCTGGAGCCTGGATCTGCGTTACAACCCGACCGGGCAGCACACCGGCCGGCCGGTTTTCCCTGGATTTGTGGCCCGCAGCCGCCGGCATCCTGAATCGGAACTGGACGACCCGGCCGTCTGGGCCGGTCTCTGGCGTCAGGCCCGCGCCCGCTTGGCGGGACACGCCGACCCCTCCTATAACCGCTGGTCGGGCAAACACCCGGCCTGCGCCTGA
- a CDS encoding thioredoxin family protein produces MRPNRKFLILLSGLAAALLIACNGDDPAPAAPAAPAAPPAAAATVAPVETVAATTQPAAPAVPEPKDSAPAPVATPATLEPEPEPEPVAPEPEPAPPAVVTGPLDGIAVPAPYDPRNRDSILARYVDDKARFEAVLATDSPVLWVTDAIWCPKCGAVRPHVRELMDEYAGQVHFLIMDYDDPDLSSYRRDFNAGNHPSLSGVRGGVSVKSHQGVASKEQIVALIEAAIAA; encoded by the coding sequence ATGCGACCCAATCGCAAATTCCTGATCCTTTTGTCCGGCCTCGCGGCAGCGCTCCTGATTGCCTGCAACGGCGACGATCCAGCACCGGCGGCGCCTGCTGCGCCGGCTGCCCCGCCGGCCGCGGCGGCCACCGTCGCGCCCGTCGAAACCGTAGCCGCCACCACCCAACCCGCGGCACCGGCGGTGCCCGAGCCCAAAGACAGCGCCCCCGCGCCGGTCGCCACGCCGGCCACCCTGGAGCCCGAACCCGAGCCCGAACCGGTTGCCCCTGAACCGGAACCCGCGCCCCCGGCGGTGGTGACCGGGCCCCTGGACGGAATCGCCGTTCCGGCGCCGTACGATCCGCGAAATCGGGATTCGATCCTGGCCCGGTACGTGGACGACAAGGCCCGATTCGAAGCGGTCCTGGCAACCGATTCGCCGGTGCTCTGGGTCACCGACGCAATCTGGTGTCCCAAGTGCGGTGCGGTCCGACCCCACGTGCGCGAACTCATGGACGAATACGCCGGCCAAGTCCACTTCCTGATCATGGATTACGACGATCCCGACCTCTCTTCGTACCGCAGAGATTTCAATGCCGGAAATCATCCGTCCCTGTCCGGGGTCCGCGGCGGCGTATCGGTCAAATCGCACCAAGGCGTGGCCAGCAAGGAGCAGATCGTCGCCCTGATCGAGGCCGCGATCGCCGCCTGA
- a CDS encoding phosphoglycerate kinase gives MRDLHAAPLAGSVVLVRADLNVPTAEDGSILDDTRLRAVAPTLDFLIKRAAKVVVYSHFKRPSGRPDPKMSLRLLVGPLAAACGCQVEFAADCIGPAMRAAIDRVRPGGLVLAENVRFHAGETANDPEFARALAAPGDVFVNDAFGACHRHHASVVGIAEYLPAYPGFLVQSEVAALSGALQSPRRPLVAIIGGAKISTKLGVLENLLDRVDSLLIGGAMAGNFLAARGIGVGRSLLERQMLEQTSAVAAAAAAKGVDILVTEDAVVASDPGNSGEASSVDVGAIPKDQMMLDIGPRTIARFTERIADAGSLIWNGPMGMCEVPAFAAGTNAVARAIAESGAYSIVGGGDSVAAVMSLGLADRFDHVSTGGGASLELLEGKVLPGVAILG, from the coding sequence ATGCGGGATTTGCACGCGGCGCCGCTCGCCGGCAGCGTGGTACTGGTTCGGGCGGACCTGAACGTACCCACCGCCGAAGACGGCTCCATCCTCGATGACACGCGACTGCGCGCGGTCGCCCCGACGCTCGACTTCCTCATCAAGCGGGCGGCCAAGGTCGTGGTGTACTCGCATTTCAAACGCCCGTCCGGACGGCCGGATCCGAAGATGTCGCTCCGGCTGCTGGTCGGGCCGTTGGCCGCGGCGTGCGGCTGCCAGGTCGAATTCGCCGCCGACTGCATTGGACCCGCCATGCGGGCCGCGATCGACCGAGTCCGCCCGGGCGGACTGGTCCTGGCCGAAAACGTTCGATTTCACGCCGGCGAAACGGCGAACGACCCGGAATTCGCGCGGGCGCTGGCGGCCCCGGGCGACGTTTTCGTAAACGATGCGTTCGGCGCCTGTCACCGCCACCACGCGTCGGTGGTCGGCATTGCCGAATACCTGCCCGCCTATCCGGGGTTCCTGGTCCAGAGCGAGGTCGCGGCGCTGTCAGGGGCCCTGCAATCCCCCCGCCGGCCACTGGTGGCGATCATCGGCGGGGCCAAGATTTCGACCAAGCTGGGCGTGCTCGAAAACCTCCTCGACCGGGTCGATTCGCTGCTGATCGGCGGTGCCATGGCCGGCAATTTCCTGGCCGCGCGGGGGATTGGCGTCGGGAGATCGCTGCTGGAGCGTCAGATGCTCGAGCAGACCTCGGCGGTCGCCGCCGCCGCAGCTGCCAAAGGGGTGGACATCCTGGTCACCGAGGATGCCGTCGTTGCCTCCGATCCGGGCAATTCCGGCGAAGCGTCGAGCGTCGACGTCGGTGCAATCCCGAAAGACCAGATGATGCTGGATATCGGGCCACGGACGATCGCCAGATTCACCGAACGCATTGCCGACGCCGGCAGCCTCATCTGGAACGGTCCGATGGGAATGTGCGAGGTGCCGGCCTTTGCCGCTGGTACCAACGCGGTTGCGCGAGCGATCGCCGAATCGGGGGCCTATTCGATCGTGGGCGGCGGCGACTCGGTCGCGGCGGTCATGTCGCTGGGCCTGGCGGACCGGTTCGACCACGTTTCAACCGGCGGCGGAGCGTCGCTGGAATTGCTCGAGGGCAAGGTCCTGCCGGGAGTGGCGATCCTGGGCTAA
- the gap gene encoding type I glyceraldehyde-3-phosphate dehydrogenase, whose protein sequence is MRVAINGFGRIGRLCFRSLRKRYPGIEIVAINDLTDPAHNAHLLKYDTNYGPYDGTVSADGRSLIVDGERIDIYAERDWTNLPWRDLGIDVVIEATGVGTKREFAERHLAAGARRVVISAPSSDADVMIVLGVNDENFDPASHRIVSNASCTTNGLAPAVKVVHDNFGIRKGQMTTVHAYTSSQSLVDTATSDLRDARAAGGNIVPAATGAARAIGQVIPDLNGRLDGAAYRVPTATVSIVEFVVELDRETDADEINRTLRAASQNHLSGILDVSDEPLVSADLKGNEHSSIVDSASTMVVGGNLAKIAAWYDNEWGYASRLADVVNLIGCDTAQN, encoded by the coding sequence ATGCGCGTAGCCATCAACGGCTTCGGCCGAATCGGCCGCCTGTGTTTCCGCTCCCTTCGCAAACGCTATCCGGGGATCGAGATCGTGGCGATCAACGACCTGACCGATCCCGCGCACAATGCCCACCTGCTCAAGTACGACACCAACTACGGTCCCTATGACGGGACCGTTTCGGCCGACGGCAGATCCCTGATCGTCGACGGCGAAAGAATCGACATTTACGCCGAGCGAGATTGGACCAACCTGCCCTGGCGGGACCTGGGGATAGATGTCGTGATCGAGGCCACCGGCGTGGGCACCAAGCGCGAATTCGCCGAACGCCACCTGGCCGCGGGCGCCCGACGGGTCGTGATCTCGGCGCCTTCTTCGGACGCCGACGTGATGATCGTGCTCGGTGTGAACGATGAAAACTTCGACCCCGCAAGCCACCGCATCGTCTCGAACGCCTCCTGCACCACGAATGGACTCGCTCCCGCGGTCAAGGTCGTCCACGACAACTTCGGAATTCGCAAGGGGCAGATGACTACGGTGCACGCCTACACCTCGTCGCAGTCGCTGGTCGATACGGCTACCAGCGACCTTCGCGACGCGCGCGCGGCCGGCGGCAACATCGTGCCCGCCGCGACCGGTGCGGCGCGGGCGATCGGACAGGTTATTCCCGACCTGAACGGACGCCTGGACGGGGCAGCCTACCGGGTTCCGACGGCAACCGTTTCAATCGTCGAGTTCGTGGTCGAACTTGACCGCGAGACCGACGCCGATGAAATAAATCGCACCCTCCGCGCCGCCTCCCAGAACCACCTGTCCGGGATCCTGGACGTCTCCGACGAGCCGCTGGTCTCAGCCGACCTGAAGGGCAACGAGCACTCCTCGATCGTGGATTCGGCCAGCACGATGGTGGTCGGCGGAAACCTGGCCAAGATCGCCGCCTGGTACGACAACGAGTGGGGCTATGCGTCCCGCCTTGCCGACGTGGTGAACCTGATCGGGTGCGACACCGCCCAAAACTGA
- a CDS encoding YvcK family protein, with amino-acid sequence MSTVSRTVGRRRGAPRIEPLNPPGWRRGYRQMRSMRWLRIGMGVKRYVVGIMAGTVLVGLAIAMVLATVYRTVDFPESTSAAVGAVTLQWIAHPGREIIVGTIGFCIMAGSVFLLFRSVISVVIAPGEDVAEMVYRGRLLRRGPQVVSIGGGTGQGVLLRGLKERTANITAVVTVADDGGSSGRLRKEFQLMPPGDLRNCLASLADSEALMTKLLDYRFRRGDGLQGHSLGNLLIAAMRDIAGGVERGVEGLSEVLRIHGSVTPSTASDVHLAAEMVDGTTVIGESRIGSSRRRIQRVYLHPSRVVVNDDAVSAILAADLIVIGPGSVYTSILPNLLVPEIAAAVRQSPAMKLFVVNVTTEPGETESFDLLDHVQAIEDHVGPNLFDFILVNSDTAPQLPAAARNRSFVLASASHQAQLVARGYETFTDSVISHELPVHHDSELLASTIFQIYFAAEGQTRSPVIELHGNLEGSTRSARTR; translated from the coding sequence ATGTCCACCGTGTCCAGAACGGTGGGCCGCCGGCGCGGGGCGCCGCGGATAGAGCCGCTCAACCCGCCCGGTTGGCGAAGGGGATATCGGCAAATGCGGTCCATGCGCTGGTTGCGAATAGGCATGGGCGTGAAGCGCTACGTGGTCGGCATCATGGCCGGCACGGTGCTGGTCGGTCTTGCCATCGCGATGGTGCTGGCGACCGTGTATCGCACCGTCGATTTCCCGGAGAGCACGTCGGCCGCCGTGGGTGCGGTCACGCTGCAGTGGATCGCCCACCCCGGACGCGAGATCATCGTCGGCACGATCGGTTTCTGCATCATGGCGGGCAGCGTGTTTCTGCTTTTTCGCTCGGTGATTTCAGTGGTGATCGCGCCCGGTGAGGACGTTGCGGAGATGGTTTACCGGGGCCGGCTGCTGCGCCGCGGCCCGCAGGTGGTGAGCATCGGCGGCGGAACCGGCCAGGGAGTGCTGTTGCGCGGTCTGAAGGAGCGCACCGCCAACATCACCGCGGTGGTAACCGTTGCCGACGACGGCGGCAGTTCGGGCCGGCTCCGCAAGGAGTTCCAGCTCATGCCGCCCGGCGATCTGCGCAACTGCCTGGCCTCGCTGGCCGATTCGGAAGCCCTGATGACGAAACTGCTCGACTACCGCTTCCGGCGCGGCGACGGGCTCCAGGGGCACAGCCTGGGAAATCTCCTCATCGCCGCCATGCGCGACATCGCCGGCGGCGTGGAGCGGGGCGTGGAAGGCTTGTCCGAGGTTCTGCGGATTCACGGCAGCGTTACTCCCTCGACGGCCTCGGACGTGCATCTTGCCGCCGAAATGGTCGACGGCACCACCGTCATCGGCGAGTCGCGCATCGGCTCCAGTCGCCGGCGAATCCAGCGGGTGTACCTGCATCCCAGCCGGGTGGTGGTCAACGACGATGCGGTCAGCGCGATCTTGGCGGCGGATCTGATTGTGATCGGCCCCGGCAGCGTCTACACGTCGATCCTGCCCAATTTGCTGGTCCCCGAGATCGCCGCCGCCGTGCGCCAGTCGCCGGCGATGAAGCTGTTCGTCGTCAACGTGACTACCGAGCCCGGCGAGACCGAGAGCTTTGACCTGCTCGACCACGTGCAGGCCATCGAGGACCACGTCGGTCCCAATCTTTTCGACTTCATCCTGGTCAACAGCGACACCGCACCGCAGCTGCCGGCGGCCGCCCGCAACCGGTCGTTCGTTCTGGCTTCGGCCAGCCACCAGGCGCAGCTGGTTGCCCGCGGATACGAGACCTTTACCGACTCGGTCATCAGCCATGAGCTTCCGGTTCATCACGACTCCGAGCTGTTGGCCAGCACTATATTCCAGATCTACTTCGCCGCCGAGGGCCAGACCCGCTCGCCCGTGATCGAACTGCACGGCAACCTGGAGGGCAGCACCCGCAGCGCCCGCACGCGCTGA
- a CDS encoding DUF503 domain-containing protein, translated as MGIRLSFRGTQLWVGTLSLELHLPPCRSRKEKRSLVRSMVERVRTRYNAACSEVGYQEDLRLTRIGVAVVSNQRSHAEQSLEAIEAAIWSRQPEVEILAREVSIYSL; from the coding sequence ATTGGAATCCGGCTTAGCTTTCGGGGGACCCAGTTGTGGGTTGGAACGCTTTCGCTTGAATTGCACCTTCCGCCGTGTCGCTCGCGCAAGGAAAAGCGCAGCCTGGTTCGTTCGATGGTCGAACGGGTCCGGACGCGATACAACGCCGCCTGTTCGGAAGTCGGATACCAGGAAGACCTGCGTCTCACCCGGATCGGGGTCGCGGTCGTGTCCAACCAGCGTTCGCACGCCGAGCAATCGCTGGAAGCAATTGAAGCGGCGATTTGGTCGCGTCAGCCCGAGGTGGAAATCCTCGCGCGGGAGGTTTCAATATACTCCCTCTAG
- a CDS encoding 50S ribosomal protein L34: MKRTYQPKVRRRKRRHGFRRRMHTRAGRAIIRRRRRKGRQRLAA; this comes from the coding sequence ATGAAACGCACCTACCAACCCAAAGTGCGGCGCCGCAAGCGACGCCACGGGTTCCGACGCCGCATGCACACCCGCGCCGGCCGCGCCATTATTCGGCGCCGGCGGCGCAAAGGCAGGCAGCGTCTGGCGGCCTAA
- the rnpA gene encoding ribonuclease P protein component, producing the protein MNTNQSAPLRRLRKGAQIARTRREGARFSSRSLRAFACPSPEPGLRLAVTASRRVGKAVQRNRARRRLRAAFALSQQELGANMDVVVNARAETLTAPWERLLGDARRVLGLQRQ; encoded by the coding sequence ATGAATACCAACCAATCGGCGCCGCTTCGGCGCCTGCGCAAAGGCGCCCAAATTGCCCGCACGCGGCGGGAGGGTGCCCGCTTCAGTTCGCGTTCCCTGCGCGCATTCGCCTGTCCCTCGCCGGAACCCGGGCTCCGCCTGGCGGTGACCGCCAGCCGCCGCGTCGGCAAGGCGGTGCAGCGCAATCGCGCGCGCCGGCGGTTGCGGGCCGCGTTCGCCCTTTCGCAGCAGGAGTTGGGCGCCAACATGGACGTGGTGGTAAACGCGCGCGCCGAAACGCTTACGGCGCCGTGGGAGCGCCTGCTCGGCGACGCGCGCCGCGTGCTGGGACTGCAACGCCAGTGA
- the yidD gene encoding membrane protein insertion efficiency factor YidD — MGAPARRRAPRAGTATPVKKVLLAAIRVYQLGISPLLGSNCRFLPSCSQYAAEAIATHGAWRGTGLGIRRILRCHPFARGGYDPVPQRGRRREV, encoded by the coding sequence GTGGGAGCGCCTGCTCGGCGACGCGCGCCGCGTGCTGGGACTGCAACGCCAGTGAAAAAGGTCCTGCTGGCCGCAATCAGGGTCTATCAACTCGGGATCTCCCCGCTGCTGGGCTCGAACTGCCGCTTCCTGCCCTCTTGCTCGCAGTACGCCGCCGAGGCGATCGCAACCCATGGCGCCTGGCGCGGTACGGGTCTGGGGATCCGCAGGATCCTGCGCTGTCATCCGTTCGCCCGGGGCGGCTATGACCCGGTGCCGCAGCGCGGCCGCCGAAGGGAAGTCTGA